In a single window of the Fusarium falciforme chromosome 3, complete sequence genome:
- a CDS encoding Putative gamma-glutamylcyclotransferase has protein sequence MNNQPTPRPLFVYGTLRALPLLAWALTGDASNTSAVARLARPAQVHGYARYAVKDRDYPAVVKHTDETLTVDGYLLTLQTSQRKKLDDFEGETCKVAAVAVELEDGTTVDGDMYVWDGDMAAVSTEAWELETFVKERLDGWVDLFEGMELIGED, from the coding sequence ATGAACAATCAGCCAACACCAAGACCGCTCTTTGTTTACGGAACCTTGAGAGCCCTGCCTCTCTTGGCCTGGGCCCTGACTGGCGATGCATCCAACACTAGTGCCGTGGCCCGTCTTGCTCGCCCCGCCCAGGTCCATGGCTACGCACGATATGCCGTCAAGGATCGCGACTACCCGGCTGTTGTCAAGCACACCGATGAAACCTTGACGGTGGACGGATACCTTCTCACGCTGCAAACATCTCAACGCAAAAAGCTAGACGACTTTGAGGGCGAGACCTGCAAGGTCGCAGCAGTGGCAGTGGAGTTGGAGGATGGGACTACGGTCGATGGGGATATGTATGTATGGGATGGGGACATGGCGGCTGTCTCGACGGAGGCTTGGGAGCTTGAGACTTTTGTCAAAGAAAGACTAGACGGCTGGGTCGATCTTTTTGAGGGGATGGAACTGATCGGAGAAGATTGA